A region of Modestobacter marinus DNA encodes the following proteins:
- a CDS encoding glutamate synthase subunit beta yields MVDSTGFLRFDRQMPPRRPVDLRLLDWKEVYLTRDTGEDAVFPVQAVRDQAARCMDCGIPFCHHGCPLGNLIPEWNDLARRDDWQEAIERLHATNNFPEFTGKLCPAPCESACVLNLENAPVTIKQIEWEIIDQAFVNGWVTPQPPAELTGKKVAVIGSGPAGLAAAQQLTRAGREVTVYERDDRIGGLIRYGIPEFKMEKRHLDRRLDQMRAEGTRFVTDVTVGGSAGSLTTEQLQAEHDAVVLAIGTPVARDLPLPGRELDGVHFAMEYLPHGNRQALGELEDPPLSAKGKNVVIIGGGDTGADCLGTAHRQGAASVAQLDYKPAPSGTRPEDNPWPTYEMILRVSPAHEEGGERLFAVNTEAFLADEQGRVRAIEVVEIEIVDGQRRPKPGSTQELPADLVLLALGYTGPETTGLVEELGCGVDERGRVARDAEYMSSVPGVFVAGDMGRGQSLIVWAIAEGRAAAAAVDTWLTGNSMLPRPVTPDAVPLR; encoded by the coding sequence CCGCGACCAGGCGGCGCGCTGCATGGACTGCGGCATCCCCTTCTGCCACCACGGCTGCCCGCTGGGCAACCTAATCCCGGAGTGGAACGACCTCGCCCGCCGGGACGACTGGCAGGAGGCGATCGAGCGGCTGCACGCGACGAACAACTTCCCCGAGTTCACCGGGAAGCTGTGCCCCGCGCCGTGCGAGTCGGCGTGCGTGCTGAACCTGGAGAACGCGCCGGTCACGATCAAGCAGATCGAGTGGGAGATCATCGACCAGGCGTTCGTCAACGGCTGGGTCACCCCGCAGCCGCCGGCCGAGCTCACCGGCAAGAAGGTCGCCGTCATCGGCTCCGGGCCGGCCGGCCTGGCCGCCGCCCAGCAGCTCACCCGGGCCGGTCGCGAGGTCACCGTCTACGAGCGGGACGACCGGATCGGCGGGCTGATCCGCTACGGCATCCCCGAGTTCAAGATGGAGAAGCGCCACCTCGACCGGCGGCTGGACCAGATGCGCGCCGAGGGCACCCGGTTCGTCACCGACGTCACCGTCGGCGGCAGCGCGGGCAGCCTGACCACCGAGCAGCTGCAGGCCGAGCACGACGCCGTCGTGCTGGCGATCGGCACCCCGGTGGCGCGTGACCTGCCCCTGCCGGGCCGGGAGCTGGACGGCGTGCACTTCGCCATGGAGTACCTGCCGCACGGCAACCGCCAGGCGCTCGGCGAGCTCGAGGACCCGCCGCTGTCGGCCAAGGGCAAGAACGTGGTCATCATCGGCGGCGGTGACACCGGCGCCGACTGCCTGGGCACCGCCCACCGGCAGGGTGCGGCCTCGGTGGCGCAGCTGGACTACAAGCCGGCGCCCTCGGGCACCCGGCCCGAGGACAACCCCTGGCCGACCTACGAGATGATCCTGCGCGTCTCCCCGGCGCACGAGGAGGGCGGCGAGCGGTTGTTCGCCGTCAACACCGAGGCGTTCCTCGCCGACGAGCAGGGCCGGGTCCGGGCGATCGAGGTCGTCGAGATCGAGATCGTGGACGGCCAGCGCCGGCCCAAGCCGGGCAGCACCCAGGAGCTGCCGGCCGACCTGGTGCTGCTGGCGCTGGGGTACACCGGGCCGGAGACCACCGGGCTGGTCGAGGAGCTGGGCTGCGGCGTCGACGAGCGCGGGCGGGTGGCCCGGGACGCCGAGTACATGTCCAGCGTCCCCGGGGTGTTCGTGGCCGGGGACATGGGCCGCGGGCAGTCGCTGATCGTCTGGGCCATCGCCGAGGGGCGCGCCGCGGCCGCCGCCGTCGACACCTGGCTGACCGGCAACTCGATGCTGCCCCGGCCGGTCACCCCGGACGCCGTCCCGCTGCGCTGA